Part of the Dehalogenimonas sp. THU2 genome, TCTGCCGTTCGATCATCGAGTCTACCTACGACCTGGTCTGCGCTTATAAGCCCAACGCCGCCTTCTTCGAGGCGCTGGGGGCCGAGGGCTGGGGCACGCTGAAGGCGACCATCGAGGCGGTGCCCAAGAACATCCCGGTCATTCTCGACGCCAAGCGCGGTGATATCGGCAACACGGCCCGGGCTTACGCCCGCGCTACTTTCGAAGAGTTGGGCGCCAGCGCGGTGACGGTCAATCCCTATATGGGTTACGACTCCCTCGAACCGTTCATCGAATACAAGAATAAAGGTATTTTCGTCCTGTGCCGCACCTCCAATCCCGGTTCGGCCGATTTCCAATCGCTTGAATGCGGCGGCGAACCGCTATACAGAAGCGTCGCCAGGCGGGTCGGGGAATGGAACCACCACGGCAACCTCGGCCTGGTAGTCGGCGCCACCCAGCCGGAAGAACTGAAAGCCATCCGGGAAGCGCACCCCTTCTTGCCCATCCTCATCCCCGGCGTCGGGGCGCAGGGCGGCAGCCTGGAACTGGCGGTCAGGTACGGCACCGATGCCGCCGGCGAACTGGCGATCATCAGCAGCTCCCGCCAGATCCTCTACGCCTCATCGGGCGCGGACTACGTCGCCGCCGCGCGCCGGGCCGCCCAGGCGCTCCGGGATGAGATGAACCGGTACCGGCCGGTATAACCGGCAAATTCCAAGTTACAAGATACAATAACCAAACAGGTCGGGGATCCGGCATTCGGGATTTTTAACGATGATCGACTTTCGTCTCAACGACACCCTCCGCCTCCGCAAGCCTCATGCCTGCGGCGGTTACGAATGGAAGGTGTACCGGCTGGGCGGCGATATCGGCATCATCTGCCTCACCTGCCAGCGTCGCCTGCTGGTCCCGCGCTCCGACCTGGAGAAGCGCCTCAAGACCTTCGTCTCCAGGGGCGAGTGATGACCCGGCGCATCATGCACATCGACCTGGACGCTTTCTTCGTGTCGGTGGAGCAGGTTTTCGACCCTTCGCTCAAGGGCAAACCGGTCGCCGTCGGCGGCATACCGGGGCATGGCCGGGGCGTGGTGGCCGCCGCCTCCTACGAGGCCCGCCAGTTCGGCGTCCATTCCGGCATGCCGCTCAGGGAAGCCGAACGCCGCTGTCCGAAATGCATCTTCCTCTCCGGCCACTTCGAGCGCTACCGGGATGCATCGAGGAAGTTCATGGCCATCCTGGCCGATTTCTCACCCTTCCTGGAGCCGGTGGGCATCGACGAGGCCTACCTCGAGGTGACCGGGTTCGAGTCCCTCCACGGCACCCTCAAGGCCATGGGTGAAAAGATCCGGCGGCACATCCGCGACGAGATCGGCATCGGCGCTTCCATCGGGCTGGCGTCCGCAAAGATCGTGGCCAAGGTGGCCTCCAAGTCCGCCAAACCCGACGGCATCGTCGAGGTGCCGGACGGTGCGGAGGCCGCTTTCCTGGCGCCCCTGCCTATCGGCCGGCTGCCGGGTATCGGGGAGCAGACGGAAAAAGCCCTGCACGGCCTGGGCATCCACACCCTGGGCGAACTGGCGCGCCTGCCCCGGAGCACCCTCGCCGACCGCTTCGGCAAGTACGGCGAGGTGCTGCACGATCACGCCCGCGGCATCGACCGCCGCCCCGTCGAACGCCCGGCTGAGGCCAAGTCCGTCAGCTACGAGACGACCCTCAACGAGGACACCCGCGACCGCGATTTCCTGGAAGCCACCCTGCGCTACCTGTCGGAAAAGACCGGGGCCCGCCTCCGGCGCTACGGTCAGAAGGGTGGCGTGATACACATCCGCCTGCGCTTCTCCGATTTCACCACCATCACCCGGCAGCGCAGCCTGGGCTTCGCCACCGACGCCAACGAGATCATCTACGAGGAAGCGCTGAAACTATTTGCTAAAGCCCTCGACCACAGCCGGCTGCCGGTACGCCTCCTGGGCGTCGGCGTGGGAGATTTGGGCGGCGTGGAAACGCAACTACCGCTCTCGGGCGCCGGCGCCGCCGGATTTGCCGCCATCGACCGGGCGCTGGACCGCATCCGCAAAAAGTACGGCTTCTCATCCATCCAGACCGGGCGGGTGATGACCCTGGGCCGGGGCTCCGGTGAAGGGCATGAGAGCCACGGCTTTTCCGGCCGGATCATGGATCAGCACAAAGGCCGTTCCGCCGACCCCCTTTAGTTCTAACCCCGCCAACCCTGTGCTATGATAATGACATAAATGAACACCCATAACATCTCCCCCCCGCCCCCCAACCGCATCGGCGGAACCGTGTTCCGCTGGGGGGAGCGCACCTTCATCATGGGCATCTTGAACGTCACCCCGGATTCCTTCTCCGGCGACGGTCTGGCCAATGATATCGACGCCGCCGTGGAACAGGCCCGGCGCATGGTCGATGAGGGGGCCGACATCATCGACATTGGCGGTGAGTCCACCCGCCCCGGGGCGCCGGAGGTCTCCGCCGAAGCTGAGATCTCCCGGGTTGTCCCGGTCATCGAGCGCCTGGCTGCCGAACTAATTGTTCCCATCAGCATCGATACCTACAAAGCAGAAGTGGCCGAAGCCGCCGTCCAGGCCGGGGCCAGCCTCTTAAACGACGTCTGGGGTCTGAAACGCGATCCCCGGCTGGCCGTGATCGCCGCGCGGCACCGGCTGCCGATCGTCATCTCCTCCAGCCAGCGGGACGCGCCGGTAGAAGATATCGTGCCGGCGGTCATCGACAGTCTCAAATGGGCTATCGAGCAGGCCGGGGCGGCGGGCGTCGCCCCGGAAAACATCATCGTCGATCCAGGTTTCGGCTTCGGCAAGACGCCGGGTCAGAACCTCGAAATACTGCGGCGGCTCAGTGAACTCCGGGTACTCGGCAAACCGGTACTACTGGGCGTCTCCCGCAAGTCCACCATCGGCAGGGTGCTTGGCGACGCGTCCGTCGAAGACCGCCTGAGCGGCAGCCTGGCCGGGGCGGTCATCGGCATCATGGGCGGTGCCGACATCATCCGCGCGCATGACGTAAAAGAGACGGTCCGGGCGGCCCGCATGACCGACGCCGTGACCCGAGGCTGGCAAGATGAATAACGACAACGAACTGGTTCTGACTTCCGCCACCACCCTGTACCTGGGCCTGGGCTCCAACCTGGGCGACCGCACCGCCAACCTGGAGCGGGCCATCAACCTGCTGAACCGGCCGCTCAAGATCACGCGGCGCTCCCCCGTCTACGAGACCGAGCCGGTGGGCGTCCCGGAGCAGCCCAAGTTCCTGAACATGGTGGTCGAGGCGCAGACCCATATCGCCCCGGCGGACCTTTTGAAACTCATAAAAGGGATTGAGCAGATACTCGGCCGCGGCAAGGCCGGTTCTGACGCGCCGCGCGTTATCGACATCGACATCCTTTTCTACGGTAATCTCAAGTTAGCCACCGATACGCTGACCATCCCCCACCCCCGCATGAACCGCCGCGCCTTCGTGCTTAAGCCGCTGGCTGATCTGGCGCCGAAGCTGAAGCACCCCGGCAACAAGAAGACCGTCGAGGAGATGCTCTCTGCCCTGGGACCGGTCAAAGGCGTCGAACCCTACCCGGAGACGCCGGCGTGAAGCTGGGACTGGCCCTGTCAGGCGGCGCGGCACGGGGGCTGGCGCATGTCGGCGTCATCGAGGTGCTGGAGCGAGAGGGCGTCCAGATCGACATGGTAGCTGGCACCAGCATGGGCGCCATCATCGGCGCCGCCTACGCTCGCGGCCTGTCCGCCGAAGATATTAAAACTGAAGCTCACGACGTGGGCTGGCGCAAGCTGGTGCCACTGGTGGATCTCAACCCGCTGCAACCATCAGGCCTCATAGGCGCCCGGCGCATCCGCAGACGGCTGGTGGACTTCATCGGCGACCTCGATTTTTCCGAGCTGAAGAAGCCTTTCGCCTGCGTCGCCACCGACATCTACACCGGCGAGGCGGTGGTTTTCACCCGAGGCTCGGTGCTTGACGCCGTAATCGCCAGCATGACACTGCCCTTGGTTTTCAAGGTACCGCGAGTCGGCCGCCGCTACCTGGTGGACGGCGGACTTTCCGACCCGCTGCCGGTAGAACCCTTGAAGCACCTCGGGGCGGACAAGGTCATCGCGGTCAATGTCCTCAAGAACCTGGGCCTCACCCCGCCGCACCGCAGCCGTGAGCACCCGCTGCCGAGACACGCGCCAAACATTCTTCAGGTAGCTACCCAGGTAATCTATATAGCCTCTGCACACCTGGCTGAGGCTTGCATGAAGGGGGCCGACGTGGCCATAGAGCCGGACATGACCGGCATCCATTTGGCGGACTTCAACTTGGCCGGGGAGGCCATCCAGTGCGGCGAAAAAGCGGCGAGAAAGGCCA contains:
- the folK gene encoding 2-amino-4-hydroxy-6-hydroxymethyldihydropteridine diphosphokinase yields the protein MNNDNELVLTSATTLYLGLGSNLGDRTANLERAINLLNRPLKITRRSPVYETEPVGVPEQPKFLNMVVEAQTHIAPADLLKLIKGIEQILGRGKAGSDAPRVIDIDILFYGNLKLATDTLTIPHPRMNRRAFVLKPLADLAPKLKHPGNKKTVEEMLSALGPVKGVEPYPETPA
- the dinB gene encoding DNA polymerase IV, translated to MTRRIMHIDLDAFFVSVEQVFDPSLKGKPVAVGGIPGHGRGVVAAASYEARQFGVHSGMPLREAERRCPKCIFLSGHFERYRDASRKFMAILADFSPFLEPVGIDEAYLEVTGFESLHGTLKAMGEKIRRHIRDEIGIGASIGLASAKIVAKVASKSAKPDGIVEVPDGAEAAFLAPLPIGRLPGIGEQTEKALHGLGIHTLGELARLPRSTLADRFGKYGEVLHDHARGIDRRPVERPAEAKSVSYETTLNEDTRDRDFLEATLRYLSEKTGARLRRYGQKGGVIHIRLRFSDFTTITRQRSLGFATDANEIIYEEALKLFAKALDHSRLPVRLLGVGVGDLGGVETQLPLSGAGAAGFAAIDRALDRIRKKYGFSSIQTGRVMTLGRGSGEGHESHGFSGRIMDQHKGRSADPL
- a CDS encoding DUF951 domain-containing protein, which translates into the protein MIDFRLNDTLRLRKPHACGGYEWKVYRLGGDIGIICLTCQRRLLVPRSDLEKRLKTFVSRGE
- the pyrF gene encoding orotidine-5'-phosphate decarboxylase produces the protein MNFLSKLTGASRHNRSLLCVGLDPEPEKLPPGVGVLEFCRSIIESTYDLVCAYKPNAAFFEALGAEGWGTLKATIEAVPKNIPVILDAKRGDIGNTARAYARATFEELGASAVTVNPYMGYDSLEPFIEYKNKGIFVLCRTSNPGSADFQSLECGGEPLYRSVARRVGEWNHHGNLGLVVGATQPEELKAIREAHPFLPILIPGVGAQGGSLELAVRYGTDAAGELAIISSSRQILYASSGADYVAAARRAAQALRDEMNRYRPV
- a CDS encoding patatin-like phospholipase family protein; the protein is MKLGLALSGGAARGLAHVGVIEVLEREGVQIDMVAGTSMGAIIGAAYARGLSAEDIKTEAHDVGWRKLVPLVDLNPLQPSGLIGARRIRRRLVDFIGDLDFSELKKPFACVATDIYTGEAVVFTRGSVLDAVIASMTLPLVFKVPRVGRRYLVDGGLSDPLPVEPLKHLGADKVIAVNVLKNLGLTPPHRSREHPLPRHAPNILQVATQVIYIASAHLAEACMKGADVAIEPDMTGIHLADFNLAGEAIQCGEKAARKAMPQIRELLAQ
- the folP gene encoding dihydropteroate synthase, coding for MNTHNISPPPPNRIGGTVFRWGERTFIMGILNVTPDSFSGDGLANDIDAAVEQARRMVDEGADIIDIGGESTRPGAPEVSAEAEISRVVPVIERLAAELIVPISIDTYKAEVAEAAVQAGASLLNDVWGLKRDPRLAVIAARHRLPIVISSSQRDAPVEDIVPAVIDSLKWAIEQAGAAGVAPENIIVDPGFGFGKTPGQNLEILRRLSELRVLGKPVLLGVSRKSTIGRVLGDASVEDRLSGSLAGAVIGIMGGADIIRAHDVKETVRAARMTDAVTRGWQDE